One region of Bradyrhizobium betae genomic DNA includes:
- a CDS encoding AAA family ATPase yields the protein MRRGSVRTINLPAPYLKRVWLDPSKVHDREAYPFCLPIFPDDFELNFEAAITIIVGENGTGKSTILEGIAALAGYDDAGGGKGYMPVDHSEARETMGGQLSEALRASWLPKITNGWFFRAESFFSVARYLDKAARDAGQVGPDFLSHSHGEGFLRFFEERCQRQGIFIFDEPESALSPARQLEFLKLLRRMEDSSICQVIMATHSSLLMAYPNAQLLRLGKYGLEPTTVEETDHYRVMREFCDDPRGFVEATLAE from the coding sequence ATGAGGCGAGGAAGCGTTCGAACGATCAATCTGCCGGCGCCCTACCTGAAGCGGGTCTGGCTCGACCCGTCGAAAGTTCACGATCGCGAGGCCTATCCGTTTTGCCTGCCGATTTTTCCCGATGATTTCGAGCTCAACTTCGAGGCTGCCATCACGATCATCGTCGGAGAGAATGGCACCGGGAAGTCGACGATCCTCGAGGGGATCGCAGCTCTCGCCGGTTACGACGATGCCGGTGGCGGGAAGGGATACATGCCCGTCGACCATTCCGAAGCGCGGGAGACAATGGGCGGACAACTCTCCGAAGCCTTGCGGGCAAGCTGGCTGCCGAAGATCACCAATGGCTGGTTTTTTCGCGCCGAGAGTTTCTTCTCGGTGGCGCGGTATCTCGACAAGGCCGCACGCGATGCCGGGCAGGTCGGCCCCGATTTCCTGTCGCATTCCCATGGCGAGGGCTTCCTGCGCTTCTTCGAGGAGCGTTGCCAGCGTCAGGGCATCTTCATCTTCGACGAGCCGGAATCGGCGCTGTCGCCGGCGCGACAGCTCGAATTCCTGAAGCTCCTGCGACGCATGGAAGACTCCAGCATCTGCCAGGTCATCATGGCAACCCATTCGTCGCTGCTGATGGCCTATCCCAATGCGCAACTGCTGCGGCTGGGGAAATACGGCCTGGAGCCGACGACGGTGGAAGAGACGGATCATTACCGGGTGATGCGGGAGTTCTGCGACGATCCGCGCGGGTTCGTCGAGGCGACGCTGGCGGAATGA
- a CDS encoding SRPBCC family protein: MRMRSGTAIAGVAALAVAGMALGAAFEPVSAHGPTRQKVRESIEINAPQAKVWAAIGNFQDMSWLPPVTKTEGEKGNEIGATRKLTLEGGATVEEELYKYEPDMLSYSYRITKVDVKVLPVTNYSSTLTVSPAPDGKAKVEWAGAFYRGFPNNDPPPELNDEAAVKAVSGLYKVGLEALKKKIESGS; encoded by the coding sequence ATGCGGATGCGAAGCGGAACGGCGATCGCGGGAGTGGCGGCGCTGGCGGTGGCGGGAATGGCTCTGGGCGCCGCGTTTGAGCCGGTTTCGGCCCACGGCCCGACCCGGCAGAAGGTGCGGGAATCCATCGAGATCAATGCTCCCCAGGCCAAGGTGTGGGCCGCGATCGGCAATTTCCAGGACATGAGCTGGCTTCCGCCCGTCACCAAGACCGAGGGCGAGAAGGGCAACGAGATCGGCGCGACACGCAAGCTCACGCTCGAGGGCGGGGCAACCGTGGAGGAGGAGCTCTACAAATACGAACCCGACATGCTCAGCTATTCGTACCGGATCACCAAGGTCGACGTGAAGGTGTTGCCGGTCACCAACTACTCCTCGACCCTGACGGTGTCGCCGGCGCCCGACGGCAAGGCGAAGGTGGAATGGGCCGGCGCGTTCTATCGCGGCTTCCCCAACAACGATCCGCCGCCGGAACTGAACGACGAGGCTGCGGTGAAGGCGGTGAGCGGGCTCTACAAGGTCGGCCTCGAGGCGCTGAAGAAGAAGATCGAGAGCGGAAGCTGA